Part of the Paenibacillus kyungheensis genome, CATAATGTGTAAAGAAATTAATTGAAGAATATACTACAAGCAGACATCTTATTTTATCTATCACTATAAATAGAACCCTGTAAGAATAAAACAAATATGCTTTAGTATTGCTTCTCTTTTACATTGTTTTGTCTGAGAACTCTAGTTTGCGTTTATTTAGCATATCGAATATTTTATCTACCTTATAGTGGTATTCCGAACTTTTCGGTATTATTTGTTATTTTAGAACTATTTTCATCAATAATTGTCTTCTTTTTTCTGATATACTAAATATGTAAAAAATATATACATATAGAAAGAAGGTCTCTACTCTATGCGTGCTATTGATTATCATCACTATTTTTGGCAAGATGATAAAATTCGATTACGAGCTATCCAAGACGAAGATTGGGAAAGTCATTATATTAATCGATTTGATTCTGAAGCTAGACGATTATTAGAAACAGCGATCGAACTTCCTCCCACTGCTAGTGAAGCACAGCAATTTGTAGAAAGATTTAAAGATTTCGCTAATCAGCAATCTCGTTTGATGTTTGCTATTGATACACTCGATGGGGAACATGTTGGAGCACTCAATATGAACAGTATTGATGAACGTAATGGAACATTCAGTATTGGTATACAAATAGATAAAGATCATCGTGGTCAAGGCTACGGTACACGAGCTATTAAAATTCTGCTTACTTACGCCTTTTTAGAACGAAGATTGAATAAGTTTAATGATTATGTATTAGAAGGCAATGAAGGCTCTATTCGTATGATGCAGAAATTAGGGTGTGTGCAAGAAGGAGTACGACGCCAAGTCATTTATACTCATGGAAAATATCAAGATTTGATATTATTTGGCTTAACCAAAGACGAATTTATTGCTTATCATAACATCTAAATAAAAAAGACCATTCTTTGTACAAGAAGTGGTCTTTTTTATTTAGAATTTAGATATTCTTATACAGCCTGTTCTAACTTCTTCAAGATATAATACTCTAATTAATAACATTCTTCATGTTCTAATATCAATTGCGCTTGCTGATCGACCGTATACCAGGTATCTACATCTTCATCATCAGTATACTTTTTCCAAGCTATATAAAAATGGAACTGGCATAGCTTATAACTTGCTATCGAAGGCAAATACATACCTATTGTATTGATATCACTAAACGTTAACTCATTCTGATCTTTGATCTGAATAGGCATAAGATTATGAGTACCACTTCGATCTTGCAAAGCTTCGGCATCCTCGGTTCCTATAGATACATAATGAGTATCGCTTTCCCAAGTGGAAGCTTCCAAATATTGACCTGTACTACTCCCACCTGTTATCCATTGCTGTTCTGCCCAATACGCTGTACATTTAAGCGATACATCATCGTTACTCACATTCATGACTCTAATCAATAGACCGCAACTACCATCTACTCGCATATGTAGAGGAAGTGGAATGATAGGATGAGCCATCATAATTTCAATAACCAATTGCTCAGATTTCCACGTATACATATAACTTCCCTGTTGTAATTGCTGGCATATATAGCTGGTATCCAGCAGATTGCCTGCTCCAATATCCAATGCTAATCGAATAAGTCCTAATGGGGTAACTACCTCTAGTGGTTGATGAATCATCTCAAGCTCATCATTCTTTTTGGATTGAAAAAGTTCCATACTTTCCATCCTTTACTCTTTAGCTTCTACGACTTCTTTTATCAATACAGGCAAGTGTTTACCTATGATTTTACGAATATCTTTTACATCAAATGAAACAATTCGGTCGCCTTCTTCTTGCACTATATCTTCTACAATTCGCGGGGTTATTTGCTTTAAGATTAATGCCATGTCTTTCATACCGTAGTCTGCTTGAAGTGAACCTTCATCTATTAA contains:
- a CDS encoding GNAT family N-acetyltransferase; this encodes MRAIDYHHYFWQDDKIRLRAIQDEDWESHYINRFDSEARRLLETAIELPPTASEAQQFVERFKDFANQQSRLMFAIDTLDGEHVGALNMNSIDERNGTFSIGIQIDKDHRGQGYGTRAIKILLTYAFLERRLNKFNDYVLEGNEGSIRMMQKLGCVQEGVRRQVIYTHGKYQDLILFGLTKDEFIAYHNI